Proteins co-encoded in one Arachis stenosperma cultivar V10309 chromosome 7, arast.V10309.gnm1.PFL2, whole genome shotgun sequence genomic window:
- the LOC130941955 gene encoding cytochrome P450 72A68-like isoform X2 gives MMILFLVRSLMSYNASTNTYTFDAFHPFKHDGPAAHPYPRPHMESIQPRPIPVHPAAANSFQTEPIPFPSRSYSATWRRHVTPFPKHSHAAPLGHMSARDNCRRNIWKNSFFWFGGTPRVIVTDPELIKDVFNKVYDFPKPDTNPLIKLLVNGLAGHDGEKWSKHRRIINPAFHLEKLKIMVPIFFKSCNDMINKWEKMLSSNGSCEIDVWPFLQNMASDVISRAAFGSSYEEGIRIFELQKEQLKLTMEIIMTVYIPGWRFLPTPVNRRMKEIHREIKTSLKDIINKKEKALKAGETAKDDLLGILLESNYKEIEEHGKKKNNGMSLEDVIDECKLFYFAGQETTSVLLVWTMVLLSKHSHWQARAREEVFQVFGSQKPHLDGLNRLKIVTMILYEVLRLYPPVLGLTRNTGKDMKLGDLNLPEGVQIYLPIVLVHHDVGLWGDNAKEFDPERFSEGVFKATNGKASFFPFGWGPRICIGQNFSLLEAKMALSLILQHFSFELSPAYTHAPMVMATLHPQYGAHIILRKVKI, from the exons TACACATTTGACGCATTCCACCCTTTCAAACATGATGGCCCCGCAGCCCACCCATATCCAAGGCCTCACATGGAGTCCATCCAACCACGGCCCATTCCTGTACATCCAGCCGCAGCTAATTCTTTCCAAACGGAGCCAATTCCCTTCCCCAGCAGGAGCTACTCGGCTACATGGAGGCGTCATGTTACACCGTTCCCCAAACATTCACATGCGGCTCCCCTTGGACACATGTCAGCACGAGATAATTGCAGGAGGAATATCT GGAAGAATTCTTTTTTCTGGTTTGGAGGAACACCAAGGGTGATTGTCACAGATCCTGAGCTAATCAAAGATGTATTCAACAAGGTCTATGATTTTCCGAAACCAGATACAAATCCATTGATCAAGTTATTGGTTAATGGTCTTGCTGGTCATGACGGTGAAAAGTGGAGCAAACATAGAAGAATAATCAACCCTGCATTTCATTTAGAAAAGTTGAAG ATTATGGTACCAATATTCTTCAAAAGCTGCAATGATATGATAAATAAATGGGAGAAAATGTTGTCATCGAATGGAAGCTGTGAAATTGACGTGTGGCCTTTTCTTCAAAATATGGCCAGTGATGTCATTTCTCGCGCAGCATTTGGAAGTAGTTACGAAGAAGGAATACGAATATTTGAACTTCAAAAAGAGCAGCTTAAACTTACAATGGAAATTATAATGACAGTTTACATTCCCGGATGGAG GTTTTTACCTACTCCTGTCAATAGGAGGATGAAGGAAATTCACAGAGAAATAAAAACTTCACTTAAGGATATAATTAATAAGAAAGAGAAAGCACTAAAAGCAGGTGAGACAGCTAAAGATGACTTATTGGGTATACTGTTGGAATCAAATTATAAGGAAATTGAAGAGCatggaaagaagaagaataatggaATGAGTCTTGAAGATGTAATCGATGAATGTAAATTGTTCTACTTTGCGGGACAAGAGACGACTTCAGTTTTGCTGGTTTGGACCATGGTGTTACTCAGTAAGCATTCTCATTGGCAAGCTCGAGCAAGGGAAGAAGTCTTTCAGGTCTTTGGTAGCCAAAAACCACACCTTGATGGCTTAAATCGCCTTAAAATT GTGACTATGATATTATATGAGGTTCTCAGGTTATATCCACCAGTACTTGGGCTTACTCGAAATACCGGCAAAGATATGAAACTTGGGGACCTAAATTTGCCTGAAGGAGTCCAAATTTACTTGCCAATTGTTTTGGTTCACCATGATGTTGGACTTTGGGGTGATAATGCAAAGGAATTCGATCCTGAAAGATTTTCAGAAGGAGTTTTTAAGGCGACAAATGGCAAAGCTTCTTTTTTTCCATTTGGATGGGGTCCTAGAATCTGTATCGGACAAAACTTCTCGTTATTAGAAGCAAAGATGGCTTTATCATTGATTCTACAACATTTTTCATTTGAACTTTCTCCGGCATATACTCATGCTCCGATGGTTATGGCTACACTTCATCCACAATATGGCGCTCATATCATTTTACGTAAggtgaaaatataa
- the LOC130941955 gene encoding cytochrome P450 72A68-like isoform X4 yields MESIQPRPIPVHPAAANSFQTEPIPFPSRSYSATWRRHVTPFPKHSHAAPLGHMSARDNCRRNIWKNSFFWFGGTPRVIVTDPELIKDVFNKVYDFPKPDTNPLIKLLVNGLAGHDGEKWSKHRRIINPAFHLEKLKIMVPIFFKSCNDMINKWEKMLSSNGSCEIDVWPFLQNMASDVISRAAFGSSYEEGIRIFELQKEQLKLTMEIIMTVYIPGWRFLPTPVNRRMKEIHREIKTSLKDIINKKEKALKAGETAKDDLLGILLESNYKEIEEHGKKKNNGMSLEDVIDECKLFYFAGQETTSVLLVWTMVLLSKHSHWQARAREEVFQVFGSQKPHLDGLNRLKIVTMILYEVLRLYPPVLGLTRNTGKDMKLGDLNLPEGVQIYLPIVLVHHDVGLWGDNAKEFDPERFSEGVFKATNGKASFFPFGWGPRICIGQNFSLLEAKMALSLILQHFSFELSPAYTHAPMVMATLHPQYGAHIILRKVKI; encoded by the exons ATGGAGTCCATCCAACCACGGCCCATTCCTGTACATCCAGCCGCAGCTAATTCTTTCCAAACGGAGCCAATTCCCTTCCCCAGCAGGAGCTACTCGGCTACATGGAGGCGTCATGTTACACCGTTCCCCAAACATTCACATGCGGCTCCCCTTGGACACATGTCAGCACGAGATAATTGCAGGAGGAATATCT GGAAGAATTCTTTTTTCTGGTTTGGAGGAACACCAAGGGTGATTGTCACAGATCCTGAGCTAATCAAAGATGTATTCAACAAGGTCTATGATTTTCCGAAACCAGATACAAATCCATTGATCAAGTTATTGGTTAATGGTCTTGCTGGTCATGACGGTGAAAAGTGGAGCAAACATAGAAGAATAATCAACCCTGCATTTCATTTAGAAAAGTTGAAG ATTATGGTACCAATATTCTTCAAAAGCTGCAATGATATGATAAATAAATGGGAGAAAATGTTGTCATCGAATGGAAGCTGTGAAATTGACGTGTGGCCTTTTCTTCAAAATATGGCCAGTGATGTCATTTCTCGCGCAGCATTTGGAAGTAGTTACGAAGAAGGAATACGAATATTTGAACTTCAAAAAGAGCAGCTTAAACTTACAATGGAAATTATAATGACAGTTTACATTCCCGGATGGAG GTTTTTACCTACTCCTGTCAATAGGAGGATGAAGGAAATTCACAGAGAAATAAAAACTTCACTTAAGGATATAATTAATAAGAAAGAGAAAGCACTAAAAGCAGGTGAGACAGCTAAAGATGACTTATTGGGTATACTGTTGGAATCAAATTATAAGGAAATTGAAGAGCatggaaagaagaagaataatggaATGAGTCTTGAAGATGTAATCGATGAATGTAAATTGTTCTACTTTGCGGGACAAGAGACGACTTCAGTTTTGCTGGTTTGGACCATGGTGTTACTCAGTAAGCATTCTCATTGGCAAGCTCGAGCAAGGGAAGAAGTCTTTCAGGTCTTTGGTAGCCAAAAACCACACCTTGATGGCTTAAATCGCCTTAAAATT GTGACTATGATATTATATGAGGTTCTCAGGTTATATCCACCAGTACTTGGGCTTACTCGAAATACCGGCAAAGATATGAAACTTGGGGACCTAAATTTGCCTGAAGGAGTCCAAATTTACTTGCCAATTGTTTTGGTTCACCATGATGTTGGACTTTGGGGTGATAATGCAAAGGAATTCGATCCTGAAAGATTTTCAGAAGGAGTTTTTAAGGCGACAAATGGCAAAGCTTCTTTTTTTCCATTTGGATGGGGTCCTAGAATCTGTATCGGACAAAACTTCTCGTTATTAGAAGCAAAGATGGCTTTATCATTGATTCTACAACATTTTTCATTTGAACTTTCTCCGGCATATACTCATGCTCCGATGGTTATGGCTACACTTCATCCACAATATGGCGCTCATATCATTTTACGTAAggtgaaaatataa
- the LOC130941955 gene encoding cytochrome P450 72A68-like isoform X1 encodes MLSWGITHTEYFVSCKKLLFSYTFDAFHPFKHDGPAAHPYPRPHMESIQPRPIPVHPAAANSFQTEPIPFPSRSYSATWRRHVTPFPKHSHAAPLGHMSARDNCRRNIWKNSFFWFGGTPRVIVTDPELIKDVFNKVYDFPKPDTNPLIKLLVNGLAGHDGEKWSKHRRIINPAFHLEKLKIMVPIFFKSCNDMINKWEKMLSSNGSCEIDVWPFLQNMASDVISRAAFGSSYEEGIRIFELQKEQLKLTMEIIMTVYIPGWRFLPTPVNRRMKEIHREIKTSLKDIINKKEKALKAGETAKDDLLGILLESNYKEIEEHGKKKNNGMSLEDVIDECKLFYFAGQETTSVLLVWTMVLLSKHSHWQARAREEVFQVFGSQKPHLDGLNRLKIVTMILYEVLRLYPPVLGLTRNTGKDMKLGDLNLPEGVQIYLPIVLVHHDVGLWGDNAKEFDPERFSEGVFKATNGKASFFPFGWGPRICIGQNFSLLEAKMALSLILQHFSFELSPAYTHAPMVMATLHPQYGAHIILRKVKI; translated from the exons ATGTTAAGCTGGGGGATAACACATACCGAATACTTTGTGTCTTGCAAAAAGTTATTATTTTCG TACACATTTGACGCATTCCACCCTTTCAAACATGATGGCCCCGCAGCCCACCCATATCCAAGGCCTCACATGGAGTCCATCCAACCACGGCCCATTCCTGTACATCCAGCCGCAGCTAATTCTTTCCAAACGGAGCCAATTCCCTTCCCCAGCAGGAGCTACTCGGCTACATGGAGGCGTCATGTTACACCGTTCCCCAAACATTCACATGCGGCTCCCCTTGGACACATGTCAGCACGAGATAATTGCAGGAGGAATATCT GGAAGAATTCTTTTTTCTGGTTTGGAGGAACACCAAGGGTGATTGTCACAGATCCTGAGCTAATCAAAGATGTATTCAACAAGGTCTATGATTTTCCGAAACCAGATACAAATCCATTGATCAAGTTATTGGTTAATGGTCTTGCTGGTCATGACGGTGAAAAGTGGAGCAAACATAGAAGAATAATCAACCCTGCATTTCATTTAGAAAAGTTGAAG ATTATGGTACCAATATTCTTCAAAAGCTGCAATGATATGATAAATAAATGGGAGAAAATGTTGTCATCGAATGGAAGCTGTGAAATTGACGTGTGGCCTTTTCTTCAAAATATGGCCAGTGATGTCATTTCTCGCGCAGCATTTGGAAGTAGTTACGAAGAAGGAATACGAATATTTGAACTTCAAAAAGAGCAGCTTAAACTTACAATGGAAATTATAATGACAGTTTACATTCCCGGATGGAG GTTTTTACCTACTCCTGTCAATAGGAGGATGAAGGAAATTCACAGAGAAATAAAAACTTCACTTAAGGATATAATTAATAAGAAAGAGAAAGCACTAAAAGCAGGTGAGACAGCTAAAGATGACTTATTGGGTATACTGTTGGAATCAAATTATAAGGAAATTGAAGAGCatggaaagaagaagaataatggaATGAGTCTTGAAGATGTAATCGATGAATGTAAATTGTTCTACTTTGCGGGACAAGAGACGACTTCAGTTTTGCTGGTTTGGACCATGGTGTTACTCAGTAAGCATTCTCATTGGCAAGCTCGAGCAAGGGAAGAAGTCTTTCAGGTCTTTGGTAGCCAAAAACCACACCTTGATGGCTTAAATCGCCTTAAAATT GTGACTATGATATTATATGAGGTTCTCAGGTTATATCCACCAGTACTTGGGCTTACTCGAAATACCGGCAAAGATATGAAACTTGGGGACCTAAATTTGCCTGAAGGAGTCCAAATTTACTTGCCAATTGTTTTGGTTCACCATGATGTTGGACTTTGGGGTGATAATGCAAAGGAATTCGATCCTGAAAGATTTTCAGAAGGAGTTTTTAAGGCGACAAATGGCAAAGCTTCTTTTTTTCCATTTGGATGGGGTCCTAGAATCTGTATCGGACAAAACTTCTCGTTATTAGAAGCAAAGATGGCTTTATCATTGATTCTACAACATTTTTCATTTGAACTTTCTCCGGCATATACTCATGCTCCGATGGTTATGGCTACACTTCATCCACAATATGGCGCTCATATCATTTTACGTAAggtgaaaatataa